One genomic window of Helicobacter canis includes the following:
- the fliP gene encoding flagellar type III secretion system pore protein FliP (The bacterial flagellar biogenesis protein FliP forms a type III secretion system (T3SS)-type pore required for flagellar assembly.): MRDVAALGVRRLGLCALIAAACVIGVSAAPTIPTVNLSLSAPDTPKQLVTSLNVVVVLTLLILAPSLVLVMTSFMRLIIVFSFLRTALGTQQSPPTQILVSLALVLTFFIMEPIGKEAWQAGVKPYVEEQIGYEEAFERSVEPFKKFMLKNTREKDLALFYRIRELPNPQTTADVPITIAIPAFMISELKTAFMIGFLLYLPFLVIDMVVSSILMAMGMMMVPPVMISLPFKILVFILVDGFNLLIGSLVQGFK, encoded by the coding sequence ATGCGAGATGTTGCTGCATTAGGCGTTAGGCGGTTGGGGCTTTGCGCACTTATTGCTGCGGCGTGTGTGATTGGCGTGAGTGCTGCGCCTACTATCCCTACGGTCAATCTCTCTTTAAGCGCACCAGATACGCCAAAGCAGCTTGTAACTTCGCTTAATGTCGTTGTTGTTTTAACGCTCCTGATTCTCGCGCCTTCATTGGTGCTTGTGATGACGAGCTTTATGCGGCTTATTATTGTGTTTTCATTTTTGCGCACCGCACTTGGCACGCAGCAATCCCCACCCACACAGATTCTAGTCTCTTTGGCGTTGGTTTTGACATTTTTTATTATGGAGCCTATTGGTAAAGAAGCGTGGCAAGCTGGTGTGAAGCCTTATGTAGAGGAGCAAATCGGCTATGAAGAGGCGTTTGAGCGATCGGTTGAGCCTTTTAAGAAATTTATGCTAAAAAACACGCGCGAGAAAGATTTGGCATTGTTTTATCGTATTCGAGAGCTGCCTAATCCACAAACCACAGCTGATGTGCCTATCACAATTGCTATCCCTGCCTTTATGATCAGTGAGCTAAAAACGGCATTTATGATAGGCTTTTTGCTGTATTTGCCATTTTTGGTGATTGATATGGTGGTAAGCTCGATCCTTATGGCAATGGGTATGATGATGGTCCCGCCGGTGATGATCTCACTACCCTTTAAGATTTTGGTGTTTATCTTGGTTGATGGGTTTAATCTGCTCATAGGCTCGCTTGTGCAAGGGTTTAAGTAG
- a CDS encoding branched-chain amino acid transporter permease produces MGLSLYDFYQNHQALLHSVLVLVVAFLTTILTRFMPFIIFRKKSAPKSIITLGEILPPAMIGMLLVYCFASTDIAHAPFGLNELCGFILTALLYLITKVGVIAVIGGTLGYATIVQTQILDKLFLPI; encoded by the coding sequence ATGGGACTATCGCTCTATGACTTCTATCAAAATCACCAAGCCCTGCTGCACAGCGTGCTGGTGCTTGTAGTTGCGTTTTTGACTACGATTCTTACGCGTTTTATGCCCTTTATCATATTTCGCAAAAAAAGCGCACCAAAATCTATCATCACCCTAGGGGAGATTCTACCTCCAGCGATGATTGGTATGCTGCTTGTCTATTGCTTTGCTTCCACAGATATAGCGCACGCGCCATTTGGACTTAATGAGCTATGTGGATTTATCTTAACCGCATTGCTTTATCTCATCACTAAAGTTGGCGTGATAGCTGTCATTGGCGGGACACTAGGCTATGCTACGATCGTGCAGACACAGATTCTAGACAAGCTCTTTTTGCCTATCTAG
- a CDS encoding L,D-transpeptidase family protein: MRIKHFVLMLLGFGVLQGFDTDTARIVQTYRTGDMQKVTQILDSYLQDKEFWLRVLQDRHTDYGYFEGYKYLFVSDKSIPNLALYTISPKGQLTLVKELPALVGKGKGDKRLSGDLTTPLGVYDFTDKLTRLPPYYGPLAYTTDYPNNYDKSLKKTGYGIWIHGLPLDGNREELNTKGCIAIENNVLSDFGKIVNYKEALLISYEQNIHKPTKDELALLLAQLYVWRAAWIANDLEKYLSFYSKDFARPDGTKYNAFASYKKQVFAKSEEKVIRFSNISVVPYPNEEHRQMFRISFTQDYRAYKNGKPSYTSNSQKILYIVYENGTMRIVSEK; encoded by the coding sequence ATGAGGATTAAGCACTTTGTGCTAATGCTGCTTGGGTTTGGTGTGCTGCAAGGCTTTGATACAGATACTGCTAGGATTGTGCAAACTTACCGCACAGGCGATATGCAGAAGGTTACACAAATCTTAGATAGCTACTTGCAAGATAAGGAATTTTGGCTTCGTGTCTTGCAAGATAGGCATACAGATTATGGGTATTTTGAGGGCTATAAATATCTCTTTGTCTCTGATAAAAGTATCCCTAATTTAGCTCTCTATACCATATCGCCAAAGGGGCAGCTAACGCTTGTAAAAGAGCTCCCCGCGCTTGTGGGCAAGGGCAAGGGAGATAAGCGTTTATCTGGGGATTTGACCACGCCTCTTGGTGTATATGACTTTACTGATAAGCTTACAAGACTACCTCCATACTATGGTCCGCTGGCTTATACGACTGACTATCCAAACAACTACGATAAATCATTGAAGAAAACAGGATATGGGATCTGGATCCACGGGCTTCCGCTTGATGGCAACAGAGAAGAGCTTAATACAAAGGGCTGTATTGCCATTGAGAATAATGTCTTAAGCGATTTTGGAAAGATAGTGAATTACAAAGAAGCATTGCTGATTTCTTATGAGCAAAATATCCATAAACCCACCAAAGATGAGCTAGCCTTGCTCCTAGCGCAGCTATATGTGTGGCGTGCGGCGTGGATCGCAAATGACTTGGAGAAGTATTTGTCTTTTTACTCTAAGGATTTTGCACGCCCAGATGGGACGAAATACAATGCTTTTGCTTCGTATAAAAAGCAAGTGTTTGCTAAGAGTGAAGAAAAAGTAATACGATTTAGCAATATTAGTGTCGTGCCTTATCCCAATGAAGAGCATAGGCAGATGTTTCGCATTAGCTTCACGCAAGATTATCGCGCGTATAAAAATGGCAAGCCTAGCTACACATCAAATAGCCAAAAGATCCTTTATATCGTGTATGAAAATGGCACTATGCGCATAGTAAGTGAGAAGTGA